ACTTATGAACCAAACTTTATTTCATCTTGCCTTTCCTGTCACCAACATTCCTCAGACAAAAGCTTATTATGTTGAGGGCTTAGGCTGCATTCCCGGACGCGAAAACCCCCACGCCTTAATTCTCAATTTGTACGGTCATCAGTTGGTAGCTCACGTCACCAAAGATCCATTGATGCCGCAACGCGGTATCTATCCCAGACACTTTGGGCTAGTTTTTACTACAGAGCAAGACTGGCAATATTTACTAGAAAGGGCACAACAGCACCAATTACTTTTCCGAGAAGAACCCAAAAACCGCTTTGTCGGTTTGCCTTTAGAGCATCACACTTTCTTTTTAGAAGATCCTTTCTATAACTTAATGGAGTTTAAGTATTACCGTCACCCAGAGGCAATTTTTGGAAGTTCTGAATATTCTCAAATTGGCGATCGCGTTTAATCGGCTCTGTTAATATTTCTGCTACTATTGCCAAACATCTAGCATCTGAAAGCATCCAGGGATGTAAAGCTATAGGCAACACCACCTCTTTTCCCACTGGTAGTTGCGAACTTTTGGCTGGCACTATCATCAGATCGTAAGGTGTCCAGATTGATGTAAAATTTAGCTCCTGCAACATCGCCACATCAGAATTTAAATCTTTGAGAAAAGCGCTGTTGGGGCGCATTTGCACGCAACCAGGTCGTTGAGTACCATACGCAATTACAGTGCCATTGTGGGGCGAAGAAATCGTAATAAACCGCTGTACGCGCTTAATTCCCTCAAGGCGTTGGATATAGTAACGACTGACAATTCCACCCATACTGAAACCAACTACATCCAGTGGTTGTTCTGGTGGAAATTCTGCGGCTACATAATCTGCTACCTGCTTTGCCAATTTATCCAGACCTAGCGCACCATTATTGGGTACTAAATCTAAGGCATAGACAGACCAACCAAGTTGTTTTAAATATTTCCCCATTCTATAAAAAACTGCCCCTGTGTCATCAATCCCATGTACTAACAACACGGGATTGCGCTGCTGATTGTTACTGTTCATCTCCAGATCTCTGCTGAATAATTGCTGTAGAAAATTTAACTGAGTCCCATTGTTACTTATAAATAACCTATGACACTCGTTTTACTGGGTAAAAGCAAATTACTGTGTTTTACCAACAAACGCTATTTAGAAAATAAATAATTGTTAAATTTTATTACGCTACCTTTCAGAATCTTGCCCTGAGTTACAGTAAAATTTAATAATTAATTCTCGGTGTATGTATTGTATGCAGGTTGCAAGTGCTTGCAAAAATCAGTGGAAAAGACTTGCGCTGTATTATTACTACAATCTTAATTAAGTACAAACCTAATAGTGGTTGCCATCCTCAATTGGATAACGCAAAGTAAAAAAATGTAACATAATGTCGTAATTTTTAACAATTACGGTCAAAATTTCAGATATAAAGGGCAGGAGAGATTGTAATGGATTTTATCAAAAAGTTGATTGCAGGAATTGTCAGTTTTCTGACTGGACTATTACCAGGGAAAAATAAGAAAAGCAATGGTTACTTCTTGGAACTAGATGAATCTAAGGACGCAAAGCCAATAGCTGCTGTTAAAGAGGCAGCAAAAGAAGTAGCAGACAGTGCCAAGAAAGCGGCAGAAACTGTTACAGATAGTGCTAAGAAAGCAGCAGAAACCGTTACAGATAGCGCTAAGAAAGTAGCAGATACAGTTACATCAGCGGCCCCTGCGCCATCCAAGCCAGAATCATTGAACGGTACAAAAGCTGCTGCATCTAAGTCGAAGAAGAAATCAGCTAAAGAGCCAAAACCAGCAGATATAGCACTAGTCCAAACAGCTGAAGGTCTGAAGGTTGAACCTGGCAAAAATGAAAAAGCCGCAGCCGCCAAAGTCGTGAAAGAGGCTCCAAAAGAAACCACCTTTGCACCCAAATACGTTGCTGCTGGATTTGCTACCACTAACGGTCGCCGTCGTCCAGGAGCTAATATGAGTGCTTATTTAGATCTCGCGCGTCAGGTCAAAACTCCTGGCTAAATTTAGGCATTGGGTATCGCTAATTATCCCCATCTATGTTATGGGTGAGGTTTGAAAATACAAGTCCGCTATATAAATGAAATGCTGGGTCCCAATTAGTCTTATCTCTACGGAAGAGGTGAATGTGAGATTGGATGTTACCCAGCATTTCTGTTTGGTCTAATATTGTCTCTGCAAAGGGTGTGAAATCTGACCAGACTTTGACATGAGGTAATTGCTGCTCCAGCCATTCTAGTAAATGATTCCAATTGATTCTGATGGTATTTTGGCTAGTTTGAGGAGCAATTTCCAACCCTTGCTGAAATTCATAGCTTTTATCAGAAAGTCGTAAAATACAACGCCTACTAGGTAGGAGTAAATCGCAAAATTGCGCATAATCTTGGGTTTGAGTTTTGCGTTCTAATTTGCGATTTACATTAACATCTACAACTTGCTCAAAAATCGGTAAAAGACCAGCTACCCGTGCTTTGACTTCTGACCAGTTAAAGGTTAATGAACCAAGTTGATTTGTCTGGTTAGTGCAAATCACAGTGGTATTAGTGGCAGATTCTACAAAGTAATTAACTTGATAAACTTGAATTTGTTGAATTGTAGCAATTGTTGTCCAAAAACAAGGAATCTCTGCTTTTTGTAGTTGTGTACCGTAAAATTTGAGTTCTCCTATTTGTCCAGTGCGATATAACTTCCAGCCGCGACTTGGTAAAGTTAACCTTGCAGTATAGGTGTCAATTTGAAAAATCTGGGCAAATTTGGAAGCTGCTTGAGCTTTGAGTTCATTACTTAGAGGTTCTAAGACGAGTACGCCTAATTCTGTATTACTAGGTTCCGTTGTTGCTTCGATAATAGCTCTTTGTCTTGCTTCTTGCTCAATATCCTTAATTCGCTGTAAACCTTGACGTGCTTGCGTCAATATTTTGGTATTGGTTGTACTTCGCAGCAGTTGTCGGTAAATTTTTTCTGCATCTTGAAACTTTTTGGATACTTCATGCAGCCGTCCCAGATAAAATTGCACCCAAGGATTGTCTGGAGATTCTTTTAGCAGCTGTTTGAGTAGTTTAGCAGCAGTGTGATAGTCTTTACGCTCAAAAGCCGTGGCAACTTGTTCAATCATAAATTAAGCCCAAACAGCTATATTGTTTATTGTTATCCGATACCAATAAATCCAAAAATATAAGCTCGACGTTATCAGCCACATACTAGAACAGAACGAGTTTATTCAAGTTAACATGACTTACAAAGTTTAGCCAACCTTCTGATTTGTATGGGAGTTATTAATACAAAGATGATCAGCCTTTTTAGAATCTAAATTTGCAAATTTATCTCGCGAACCTAAGCTAAGAAACTGACTATATACAATTAAATTGGCAATTGTGAATTTACTTAAAATTTATCAATAAAAAACTGCTATTTAGCTGATAAGTACTTTGTATGTCATCAGGGTAATTTGGGAGAAAATTGATAAAAGTGACTACTGTAACTTGCGTTTATTTTTTTTGTAAAACTTATATAAAAGTACCGACATTTCAGAAAAAATGTGTATTACTGAAAATAAGTACACTATTTTTTTAAATGAATACAAAGAACAGACTTCTGGAAATTGATGTTCTCAGAGGAATTGCAGCCATAGGCGTTGTATTATTTCATTACACCACTCGATACAGCCAGAAGTATGGTCATTCAGATAGCGTTTTAATGTACTTCCCTCAGGGTTATCACGGTGTTGAATTATTCTTTATAATTAGTGGCTTTGTAATCTTTCTGAGCCTTGAGAGAATTAAAAGTGGCTTCGACTTTATAGTTGGACGTTTCTCGCGGCTTTATCCAGCGTATTGGACTTGTTTGATTTTGACATACGCTATTGTCAATATTGCTGAATTACCTAATTATAAAATCAGTTGGAATGCTTTCTTAATCAACTTCTCGATGTTCCAATTATTCTTCAAGGTTCCTAATGTCGATGGAGTTTATTGGACTTTAGGAATTGAGCTTTGTTTTTATTTGATTATGTTTATTCTCTATCAAACGCGGCTATTAAAGTATATCTATCATATTTCAATAATATGGCTGATATTAATGGCAATTACTATTTTTTTAGAAAAGCAAGGAATTATATCTATTGAAACAAGAATTGGAGCCTTATTGCTTCTGAAGTATGGCTCATCAATATTTGCTAATTTATTTCTCATAGGTATGATGTTTTATAAAATATATAAAGAAGGAGTCTCAAGAGAAAAATATAGTATTATTGCTGGCTGTATATTAATTTTTAAATTTCAATATTCTTGGGCAGAAACTGTATTTATTATCTGTTGCACTTTAATATTTCATCTGATATTACACAATAAAATGAGGTTTTTAAATCAGAAACCTCTTTTGTTTATGGGAACAATATCTTATAGTTTATATTTGATTCATCAAAATATAGGCTATGCCATAATACATACCTGTTATCAAATTGGCATTAATCCCAATATCAGTATATGTATTGCTTTGCTCGTAACTATATTGTTGGCAACTATAATTACATTTCAGATTGAAAAACCGATGATGCAGCTGATAAAAGAACAGTACAAAGTTAGGATGTTAAGCAAAAGATGAGACTACAGCACAGATATCAATTTTTTTTAGCCTTCTAAAGCTGCGGTAACTAAAGATAAAGCCACAATAGGAGCTGTTACGGCTCGCAAAATGCGCCGACCAAGGGAAACGGCTTGAAATCCCGCCGCGATCGCACTATCAATTTCTTGTTGAGTCCATCCTCCCTCTGGGCCAGTGGCGATAACTAGTTCTTTTTGTTCTTGGTACTGCAAGCAATTTTTTAAGTGTGGGAAGTTACCACGGGCTTCACAGATATATTTATGGCTGTTTTCAAAGGACAAACTATGGCTAAAAGCTACAGGTTCTAAAATTGTCGGTACAAAAGCACGTTCCGATTGTTCCGCAGCTTCCGCCGCAATTCGCCGCCAGCGTTCGAGTTTTTGCGGGCTGGGTTGCAGTAGAGTGCGATCGCTTAATACTGGGGCAATAGTTGTTACTCCCAACTCAGTACAACACCGTACTACTTCATCAAATCCACTGCCTTTAGGTAAAGCTACCATCAGGGTAATTGATACAGGTAACTCTGTTTCTACCACTAAGTCTTCTAAAACCTGCCCTTGCTCCCCTGCTAGCTGCGTTAACCACCATTTACCCCTACCATCCATAGCAATAAAGCGATCGCCTTCACGCAACCGCAACACCCGTGCTAGGTAGTGTTGTTGCTCTTTTGTAAGTGAAATTTGCCCTTGTTGGAGTTGAGAAGGTGCGATCGCAATTCTTTGTAGTTGAGCCATGAGATGATAAAACGCCGATAATACTGATAAATTATCGGCGTTTATCGGTGGTTGAAGTTGCTAACTAGAGATTTTTTAAATAAGCCTCTAGTGCCTCATTTACCAATTCAGTCATCGGCCTACCTTGGCTAGTGGCAGCAGTTTTGAGCTGGTTATAAATCTCATGTTGCAGGCTGACACGACGGCGGGTTTTATAAGTGGCGATAGTGGTATTAGCAATCGCCACTTCTTGACCGTCACTTTCTACGGTTCTGGAATCTGCCATTGTCTCAACTAAGCCATCACTATCGTCTGTAATTTCAGGCGATGCAACAGTTTGAGCTTCGTAATTAGCAGCAAACTCGCGGATAGCATCAAAACCGACGCGATCGCAAAAATCCCCAAAGCTTTCTTCAGGCTTTCTCGACTGCTTAAAGTAAACAAAAATCGGCTCTAGCTGAGTTTCCAAATCGTTATGGTGCAACCTTTCCATGTAAGGCTGTGCTAACCGTGTCTGATGTGGCGAACCGCCTAACCATACTTGGTAACTTTCCGGCGCACTACCAACAAAACCCAATTCCGCCATGTAGGGACGAGCGCAGCCATTAGGACAGCCTGTCATCCTTACCACAAACTCCTCATTTTGTAAACCAACTTTATTCAGAACTGTGGTAATCCGTTCTAAAATACCTGGGATTGCCCGTTCTGATTCAGTAATTGCTAAACCGCAAGTTGGCAATGCCGGACAAGCCATTGATAGCCTTTCTAGAGGTGCAATTTGGTTGGGATCGGAGATAATACCACAGCGATCGAGAATTTTTTGAATCGCGGGTTTATCTTCTGGGGCAATTTCGTAAAAAATCAGGTTTTGGTGGGGTGTGAGGCGGATGGGTAGGTTAAATTGCTCAACAATTTCCCTTAAGGCGGTTTTCAGTTGAAACGAACCTTCGTCCTTTACCCGACCGTTATCAATGGAAATACCCAAGAACAGCTTGCCATCACCTTGTTCGTGCCATCCCAGAAAATCGTGGTATTTAAATTCTGGCAGGGGTTTGAAGGGGGCGATGGGTTTGCCAAAATATTCTTCGACCTTGGCGCGGAACTTCTCAACACCCCAATCGTGAATTAAATATTTTAATCTAGCGTGACGGCGGTCAGTGCGATCGCCATAATCTCTTTGAGTGGCGACAATAGCTTTAACAATGTCGTAAACATCTTCTTTTGCCACATAGCCAATCGGATCTGCTAGCCTAGCGAAGGTTTCTTCTTTGTTGTGTGTCCGCCCTAAGCCACCACCAGCAAACACGTCAAATCCTTCTAGTTTGCCTTTCTTATTGGTAATGACAACTAAGGTGAGGTCTTGGGAATATAAATCAATAGAATTATCCCCTGGCACTGTCACACAAGCTTTAAACTTGCGAGGCATATAGTATGTGCCATAGAGGGGTTCTTCGGAATTGTTGATTAATGTCCCATTACTATCGCTTTGTCGGGCTGCTTTTACTTCTGGGCTTTCTTCAGCGGTAATTGCTTTTTCGCCATCTAACCAGATTTCGTAATAAGCACCAGTTTGGGGTGACAATAAATCAGCGATATTCTGGGCATATTCCCAAGCGTACTGGTAGTCTGAGCGATTCTTCCAAGGTACAGGGGGAGCCATGACATTGCGGTTGACATCGCCACAAGCGCCCAAAGTGGAACCTAAATTGTTAACAATAGTAGCGATCGCAGTTTTGAGATTTTTCTTTAAAATCCCATGCAGCTGAAATCCTTGACGGGTAGTGGCCCGCAGTGTGTGGTTCCCATATTCATCAGCCAGCTTATCTAAAGCAAGATACAGCTGCGGCGGTACTAACCCACCTGGATTTTTTGTCCGCAGCATAAACTGGTAATCTTTCTCCTGCCCCTTGACGCGATTATCGCGGTTATCTTGTTGATAAGATCCGTGAAACTTCAGTAACTGCACTGCATTTTCGCTAAAGTGAGTCGTATCCTGAAGTACTTCGGAGGCTACAGGTTCACGCAAAAAATTACTGTTTTCCTTGATTCCTTCTACTTTGGAAGGCTTACGGCTAGCAATCGGGGAAGGAGGAGATTTAACCATTAGAGTTGTAGACTGTTCTCAATAAGGCATCGGTAGACGCCGAAGCTGCAAATTACAAAGCACTGTTCGGCTAGGTGATCCCCGGAAATCCGGTCGGAATTATGAGGAATATTTTAATTTTAACACGGCAAAAAGCTGGCTTTGTTAGTGATACAGCACTTAACAAAACCAGCATACCAGTATATCTGGTTGTACTAAACTATGACATTTTGAACTTTAGAACAAACAACTGACTTCCCTACCCGCTACAAGAATGCCTATTTCCCATCCTCTGCGCGTCTATACGGTGCGCGAATGAGTAGCTTTATCTAAAACGATAACCTAGACCACCTTGGATGCTGACAGCAGAAGCAGGGCTATTTTGATATGTTTTCATACCCAAAGTTGCATTGCTGTAGAGCAGGAAGTTTTTGGCGACTTCAGATTCTACACCAGCAGTTAGGGCTACGCCATCTCTATCGCCTAGGGGAGTTTGTTTCCCATTTTTTTCCACAAAAGAGTAACCTGCACCTAAATAGACGTTGGTTCCCTTAGCAATTGGTGCGTCTACAGAAACTTGGGGAATGATAGCAGTCGTTTGATCGGTAAAGAGGACTTGAGTGCGTGCAGAAAATGGAGTGGGGCCTAATTTTAAACGACCTGTTAAGTTTCCACCAAATTGAGCATCTTGACCCACTTGTCCGCCACTAGTTACTCCACCTGCAACGCCAGCACCAATATAACTAGCATCAGTACCATTTTTTGTTTGAGCAGAAGCTTGACCAGCATTTATAAAAAGTGGCGCAACTACTAAAGAAGACAAAGCAGAAATTGTCACAAAAGACTTGAGTAGACCTTTCATAATTTTTACCAAATATTGTATTTTGCTGTTAAATTACAAGTCGAAAATGCAAAGAAAATGTTCCTGTTTAATTGCCAATTTTTACTGCGATTTCCGTGTCATTTGTTAGCGCTTAGTTGTTGCAATTATCTAGCGTAATTACTCATGACTTTTGTCATAGATTGCTTGAGCGCTGACACTTAATAATGACTACTCAGTAAATCAATAGTTCCCTTGTGCGCGAACCTTGCTACTAAACACTTGGTCTAATTGATGTTTACAAATTCAAATATTTCAGCAATCTAAGCTTTAAATCCAAGAGCTATAATTACGCCCTAGTATTGTGTTATCCGGTATTTTTTACTCAAATGTAGACGCTTTTCAAACTGGCACAATAAATAGTAAGAGAAAATCATCTATTAATCTCATGCTGAGAATATTTCTACCCTGGATGAAACAGTAGGTTGTAGCAGCTATTGCAACAAGCTTGAGGGAGAATCTATAAAGTTAAATTTTGGAGACTTCTATGGAGACTGAATAATGCTAACCGCTGCAAAAACGTTATCTGGATTGATGGGTTTATGTATCGGTGATGCGTTGGGTGTACCAGTGGAGTTTACTAGCCGCGCTGAACGAGTTAAATCTCCAGTAACGAAGATGGTGGGGTATGGCACATGGAATCAACCACCAGGAACTTGGTCTGATGACAGTTCGTTGACGTTTTGCTTGGCAGAGAGTCTTTGTAGAGGCTATTCGTTGGATGCTATAGCCAATTCTTTTTGGCGCTGGTACAAGGAAGCTTACTGGACTCCCCGTGGCGAACTATTTGATATTGGCAATACCACCCATGCAGCGATTATGCGCTTGAAACAGGGTATTTTACCTAGGGAAGCGGGTGGAAAAATTGAAAATACCAATGGCAATGGTTCGTTGATGAGAATTCTGCCAATGGCTTACTACCACAAAAGCTTGAGTTTCGCGGAATTAATTGCGCGGGTACATGATGTTTCGGCAATTACCCATGCCCATGCGCGATCGCAAATGGCCTGTGGTATTTATATTACGATCGCTGCTGCCCTGCTAGAAGGGGCTGATCCGCACACAGCTTATTTACAAAGTTTAGACAAAATTCACACAATTTATTCTGTGCGGGAATATTTGTTAGAAAAACTCCATTTTGCCCGCATCTACAGTGGTGAAATCGACAAGCTACCAGTGGAAGAGATTAATTCTGGTGGCTACGTAATTGATACCCTAGAGGCATCGCTATGGTGTTTGTTAAATAGCTCATCTTATTCTGAGGCTGTACTGAAAGCTGTGAATTTAGGTGGCGATACCGACACCACCGCAGCAGTGACTGGTGGATTGGCAGGAATTTACTACGGGGTGGAGAATATTCCCCAAGCATGGATTAATCAAATTGCTCGCAAACAAGACATTATTAACTTGGCAACCCGTTTTGCTGCTGCTGTTTATCGCTAAATTTGCCACAAAATTATTTAATAAATCACCCCATCTCCTAGAAATGTAGAAGATGGGGCAGTATTTTTGATGAATTACTTACTACTCGCCCTTGACTTGTTCAGAAATCCATTGCAGGTAGGGTTGAGAACCCGCAACAATCGGTAAAGCAATAATTTCGGACACTTCATAAGAGTGTATTTCCCGAATTTTGGCTTCTAAAGTGGGAAATTGCGCCAAATCAGTTTTAATTAGCAACTGCCATTCATCTTCTTTGTGCTTTTTCCCTTGCCAGGTGTAAATCGAGTGGATTGGCAACAAACTCACACAAGCAGCAAGTTTAGCTTCCACAAGGGCATTTGCGATCGCTTCGGCCTCTTGGACGTTAGCAGTAGTTACCAATACTACACCATAGCCAGTAGGTATATCCATAACATCTAAACCGGAGATAAGGAATACACCTGACCGTCAATCAACAGACGCGTGATGCCTTTAGCTTGGAGATGAGTCCGAGCCTTGTGCAGCATTTTACTATCTGGCACTTTAATCACGCGATCGCGCTTGGTAGAAAAGCGCTTGGCTACGCGGTGATTATCGAACACTGGTAGAGTTCTTTGCTGAGTTTCCAAACTAGGAATTTGCCCCAAATCACCAAAGTCTCTCAGCGGTCGGGTAATTAATTCTGAGGATCTGTCGATCACCAAATAACAAGTTTTGGGCAAGTGCGCTGAAGACAATGGCAACACCTGAACTGGTGCTTCACCTCTACGTCTGGTAACTAGAGGTCTTGGCTCCTCAAAATCATCTTCCTCATCCTCATCCTCGAAGTCATCTTCTTCGTCTAAATCGTCCTCTAAATCGTCCAAATCCTCTGACTCATCAAGCAAGTCTTCACCAAGCATTTGGGCAAAGACATTGGCTTGTGAAGGTTCATCATCCAACAAGGGAGGAGAAATGCTCGGAATTTCTGTCCGCTTGGGAATAGGAACGCTATTGACTTCCGGTGGCTTAGGACTAGGAATACTGACAATTTCCGGCAGTTTCGGACTGGGGATGCTGGGAGCTTCCGATGGCTTTTTAGGCAAAATTTCCAGCTGCTGTGCTGCTGGAGGCTTCGGTTTTGCCTCTGCTGAAGAGCGCCGCCGCACCCGTCTGATAGCGGGAGTTGATTCTCT
The genomic region above belongs to Calothrix sp. NIES-2098 and contains:
- a CDS encoding glyoxalase/bleomycin resistance protein/dioxygenase, with product MNQTLFHLAFPVTNIPQTKAYYVEGLGCIPGRENPHALILNLYGHQLVAHVTKDPLMPQRGIYPRHFGLVFTTEQDWQYLLERAQQHQLLFREEPKNRFVGLPLEHHTFFLEDPFYNLMEFKYYRHPEAIFGSSEYSQIGDRV
- a CDS encoding lipase, class 2, whose amino-acid sequence is MNSNNQQRNPVLLVHGIDDTGAVFYRMGKYLKQLGWSVYALDLVPNNGALGLDKLAKQVADYVAAEFPPEQPLDVVGFSMGGIVSRYYIQRLEGIKRVQRFITISSPHNGTVIAYGTQRPGCVQMRPNSAFLKDLNSDVAMLQELNFTSIWTPYDLMIVPAKSSQLPVGKEVVLPIALHPWMLSDARCLAIVAEILTEPIKRDRQFENIQNFQKLPLGDGNT
- a CDS encoding putative acyltransferase, with translation MNTKNRLLEIDVLRGIAAIGVVLFHYTTRYSQKYGHSDSVLMYFPQGYHGVELFFIISGFVIFLSLERIKSGFDFIVGRFSRLYPAYWTCLILTYAIVNIAELPNYKISWNAFLINFSMFQLFFKVPNVDGVYWTLGIELCFYLIMFILYQTRLLKYIYHISIIWLILMAITIFLEKQGIISIETRIGALLLLKYGSSIFANLFLIGMMFYKIYKEGVSREKYSIIAGCILIFKFQYSWAETVFIICCTLIFHLILHNKMRFLNQKPLLFMGTISYSLYLIHQNIGYAIIHTCYQIGINPNISICIALLVTILLATIITFQIEKPMMQLIKEQYKVRMLSKR
- a CDS encoding sulfite reductase, ferredoxin dependent: MVKSPPSPIASRKPSKVEGIKENSNFLREPVASEVLQDTTHFSENAVQLLKFHGSYQQDNRDNRVKGQEKDYQFMLRTKNPGGLVPPQLYLALDKLADEYGNHTLRATTRQGFQLHGILKKNLKTAIATIVNNLGSTLGACGDVNRNVMAPPVPWKNRSDYQYAWEYAQNIADLLSPQTGAYYEIWLDGEKAITAEESPEVKAARQSDSNGTLINNSEEPLYGTYYMPRKFKACVTVPGDNSIDLYSQDLTLVVITNKKGKLEGFDVFAGGGLGRTHNKEETFARLADPIGYVAKEDVYDIVKAIVATQRDYGDRTDRRHARLKYLIHDWGVEKFRAKVEEYFGKPIAPFKPLPEFKYHDFLGWHEQGDGKLFLGISIDNGRVKDEGSFQLKTALREIVEQFNLPIRLTPHQNLIFYEIAPEDKPAIQKILDRCGIISDPNQIAPLERLSMACPALPTCGLAITESERAIPGILERITTVLNKVGLQNEEFVVRMTGCPNGCARPYMAELGFVGSAPESYQVWLGGSPHQTRLAQPYMERLHHNDLETQLEPIFVYFKQSRKPEESFGDFCDRVGFDAIREFAANYEAQTVASPEITDDSDGLVETMADSRTVESDGQEVAIANTTIATYKTRRRVSLQHEIYNQLKTAATSQGRPMTELVNEALEAYLKNL
- a CDS encoding ADP-ribosylation/crystallin J1 — protein: MLTAAKTLSGLMGLCIGDALGVPVEFTSRAERVKSPVTKMVGYGTWNQPPGTWSDDSSLTFCLAESLCRGYSLDAIANSFWRWYKEAYWTPRGELFDIGNTTHAAIMRLKQGILPREAGGKIENTNGNGSLMRILPMAYYHKSLSFAELIARVHDVSAITHAHARSQMACGIYITIAAALLEGADPHTAYLQSLDKIHTIYSVREYLLEKLHFARIYSGEIDKLPVEEINSGGYVIDTLEASLWCLLNSSSYSEAVLKAVNLGGDTDTTAAVTGGLAGIYYGVENIPQAWINQIARKQDIINLATRFAAAVYR
- the cutA gene encoding divalent cation tolerance protein, whose product is MDIPTGYGVVLVTTANVQEAEAIANALVEAKLAACVSLLPIHSIYTWQGKKHKEDEWQLLIKTDLAQFPTLEAKIREIHSYEVSEIIALPIVAGSQPYLQWISEQVKGE